One Vicinamibacterales bacterium genomic window carries:
- the glgP gene encoding alpha-glucan family phosphorylase gives MPQSNIPDRIKRLPELAGDLWWTWNSQAREVFRLLDYPLWRQTAHNPVLMLRQIAPELLETAARDERFVSIYDAAMDALDAARAARDTWWQHRCADNRGTIAYFSAEFALHQSLPIYAGGLGVLAGDHCKEASDLGLPLIGVGFMYPQGYFHQTISPEGWQQESYERLNWNDAPIDPAVTAEGNQCIVAVPLGNRTVLVKVWRVRLGRVKLYLLDTDLEENAPWDRELSARLYGGDREIRVQQEIILGIGGVRALKALGSHPAVWHLNEGHAAFVVLQRIRDLIESGQSFDAALEEVRRTTVFTTHTPVPAGHDAFPFNLVETHLSGAWGSLGEYRDRFMQLGAYDNGAGPQFNMTALALRTAGAVNAVSQLHGVVTRDMWAPMWPGVEPQRRPVGAITNGVHMPTWLSHEMVRLFDEYMPSDWRDRHDDASLWQRVFDIPDEALWAARSALRTYLFSFVRERARQRWRDEQVSAARVVAAGTLLDPGALTIGFARRFTGYKRPELIFHDPARLQRLVNAARRPVQLVFAGKAHPADELGKHHLQQVYRRAIDPAFGGRIAFIDDYDLHVAHFLVQGCDVWLNNPRKPLEASGTSGMKASANGVPHFSIGDGWWAEGFTGQNGWLIDAADQPTQEAQDAADAARIYDLLEREIVPTFYDLEDGIPRRWLTYVRQAIVTVAARFSARRMVKEYVDRMYTPAMQQQAEVGR, from the coding sequence ATGCCTCAATCGAACATCCCCGACCGCATCAAACGACTGCCCGAACTGGCCGGCGATCTCTGGTGGACCTGGAACTCGCAGGCGCGTGAGGTCTTCCGGCTGCTCGACTATCCGCTGTGGCGGCAGACGGCGCACAACCCGGTGCTCATGCTCCGGCAGATCGCGCCCGAGCTGCTCGAGACCGCCGCGCGCGACGAGCGGTTCGTCAGCATCTACGACGCGGCGATGGACGCGCTCGACGCCGCCCGGGCGGCGCGCGACACCTGGTGGCAGCACCGCTGCGCCGACAACCGCGGCACCATCGCGTACTTCTCCGCCGAGTTCGCGCTGCACCAGTCGCTGCCGATCTACGCCGGCGGCCTCGGCGTGCTCGCCGGCGATCACTGCAAGGAAGCCAGCGACCTCGGGCTGCCGCTGATCGGCGTCGGCTTCATGTACCCGCAGGGCTACTTCCACCAGACCATCTCGCCGGAAGGCTGGCAGCAGGAGTCGTACGAGCGGCTGAACTGGAACGACGCGCCGATCGATCCGGCGGTGACCGCCGAGGGCAACCAGTGCATCGTCGCGGTGCCGCTCGGCAACCGCACGGTGCTGGTCAAGGTGTGGCGGGTGCGGCTCGGACGGGTGAAGCTGTACCTCCTCGACACCGATCTCGAAGAGAACGCGCCCTGGGATCGCGAGCTGTCGGCGCGGCTCTACGGCGGCGATCGCGAGATCCGCGTGCAGCAGGAGATCATTCTCGGCATCGGCGGCGTGCGGGCGCTGAAGGCGCTCGGATCGCATCCGGCGGTCTGGCACCTGAACGAAGGGCACGCCGCCTTCGTCGTGCTGCAGCGCATCCGCGATCTGATCGAGAGCGGCCAGTCGTTCGACGCGGCGCTCGAGGAAGTGCGGCGGACGACGGTGTTCACCACCCACACGCCGGTGCCCGCCGGTCACGACGCGTTTCCGTTCAACCTGGTGGAAACCCACCTGTCGGGGGCGTGGGGCTCGCTCGGCGAGTACCGCGACCGCTTCATGCAGCTCGGCGCCTACGACAACGGCGCCGGGCCTCAGTTCAACATGACCGCGCTCGCGCTGCGCACTGCCGGCGCGGTCAACGCCGTCAGCCAGCTGCACGGCGTGGTCACCCGCGACATGTGGGCGCCGATGTGGCCCGGGGTCGAGCCGCAGCGCCGGCCGGTCGGGGCGATCACCAACGGCGTGCACATGCCGACGTGGCTGTCGCACGAGATGGTGCGGCTGTTCGACGAGTACATGCCCTCGGACTGGCGCGACCGCCACGACGACGCGTCGCTGTGGCAGCGGGTGTTCGACATTCCCGACGAGGCGCTGTGGGCGGCGCGGTCCGCGCTCAGGACGTATCTGTTCTCGTTCGTGCGCGAGCGGGCGCGCCAGCGCTGGCGCGACGAACAGGTCAGCGCCGCGCGCGTGGTCGCCGCCGGCACGCTGCTCGACCCGGGCGCGCTGACGATCGGATTCGCCCGCCGCTTCACCGGCTACAAGCGGCCGGAACTGATCTTCCACGATCCCGCCCGGCTGCAGCGCCTCGTCAACGCCGCGCGCCGTCCGGTGCAGCTGGTGTTCGCCGGCAAGGCGCATCCGGCGGACGAACTCGGGAAGCATCACCTGCAGCAGGTCTACCGCCGCGCCATCGATCCCGCGTTCGGCGGCCGCATCGCCTTCATCGACGACTACGATCTGCACGTCGCGCATTTCCTCGTGCAGGGCTGCGACGTCTGGTTGAACAATCCGCGCAAGCCGCTCGAAGCGAGCGGCACCAGCGGCATGAAGGCCTCGGCCAACGGCGTCCCCCACTTCTCGATCGGCGACGGCTGGTGGGCCGAGGGCTTCACCGGCCAGAACGGCTGGCTGATCGACGCCGCCGATCAGCCGACCCAGGAGGCGCAGGACGCCGCCGACGCCGCCCGCATCTACGATCTGCTCGAACGGGAGATCGTCCCGACCTTCTACGACCTGGAGGACGGCATCCCGCGGCGCTGGCTGACCTACGTGCGCCAGGCGATCGTCACCGTGGCGGCGCGCTTCAGCGCCCGGCGCATGGTCAAGGAGTACGTCGACCGGATGTATACGCCGGCGATGCAGCAGCAGGCGGAAGTGGGACGCTGA
- a CDS encoding M24 family metallopeptidase encodes MPVSIPAVQQALKEEGLDGWLLYDFHGSNPIARRLTGLDGGGKMTSRRWFYVIPADGEPKKLMHAIEPYNLDHLPGSKTIYSQRETLAAGLQQVLGGLKRVAMEYSPNNSIPYISRVDAGTVEAVRGLGLNVVSSGDLVQRFEAIWSADALGTHRDASERLYRIKDRAFEFIREARRSGRAVTEIDVQRAMVRWFEEEGLVTDAPPVVAAQQNAGNPHYMPAAGNSRSINDGEVVLLDLWGKRPEPGAVFADITWVGFTAARVPELYVRAFNAARDGRDAAVALVQRRVRAGQEIRGFEVDRACRAVLDAAGFGAQFIHRTGHSLGTEVHGNGVHMDDYETHDERRLIPGTGFTIEPGVYSKDFGVRTEINMFVGDRDATVTGPLQTEFVLL; translated from the coding sequence ATGCCGGTGTCGATTCCCGCCGTCCAGCAGGCATTGAAAGAGGAGGGGCTCGACGGATGGCTGCTGTACGACTTCCACGGATCGAACCCGATCGCGCGGCGGTTGACCGGGCTCGACGGCGGCGGCAAGATGACGTCCCGGCGCTGGTTCTATGTCATCCCCGCGGATGGCGAGCCGAAGAAGCTCATGCACGCGATCGAGCCCTACAACCTCGATCATCTGCCGGGCAGCAAGACGATCTACTCGCAGCGCGAGACGCTCGCCGCCGGCCTGCAGCAGGTCCTCGGCGGCCTCAAGCGCGTGGCCATGGAATACTCGCCGAACAACTCGATTCCATACATCTCGCGCGTCGACGCCGGCACCGTCGAGGCGGTGCGCGGGCTCGGGTTGAACGTCGTCTCGTCCGGCGATCTGGTGCAGCGCTTCGAGGCGATCTGGTCCGCCGACGCGCTCGGCACCCATCGCGACGCGTCCGAGCGCCTGTACCGCATCAAGGACCGGGCCTTCGAGTTCATCCGCGAGGCGCGGCGCAGCGGGCGGGCGGTCACCGAGATCGACGTCCAGCGCGCGATGGTGCGGTGGTTCGAGGAGGAAGGGCTGGTGACCGACGCACCGCCGGTGGTGGCCGCGCAGCAGAACGCCGGCAACCCGCACTACATGCCGGCCGCCGGGAACTCGCGATCAATAAATGATGGCGAGGTGGTGCTGCTCGACCTGTGGGGCAAGCGCCCGGAGCCGGGCGCGGTGTTTGCTGACATCACGTGGGTCGGGTTCACCGCCGCCCGCGTGCCGGAGCTGTACGTGCGCGCCTTCAACGCGGCGCGCGACGGGCGCGACGCCGCGGTTGCGCTGGTCCAGCGACGGGTGCGGGCCGGGCAGGAGATTCGCGGGTTCGAAGTGGATCGCGCCTGCCGCGCCGTCCTCGACGCCGCCGGTTTCGGGGCGCAGTTCATCCACCGCACGGGGCACAGCCTCGGCACCGAAGTGCACGGCAACGGCGTCCACATGGACGACTATGAAACGCACGACGAGCGCCGCCTGATCCCCGGCACCGGCTTCACCATCGAGCCGGGCGTGTACTCTAAGGATTTCGGCGTTCGCACCGAAATCAATATGTTCGTCGGCGATCGTGACGCGACCGTCACGGGCCCGCTGCAGACCGAGTTCGTGCTTCTGTGA
- a CDS encoding VWA domain-containing protein: protein MISSLLLIAAVAQAPAPAQPPAQPPRPSAQPPVTFKVEVNYVEIDASVTDAQGAFVRTLTRDDFQVLEDGKPQTLTAFSMVDIPIERADPPLFAKTAIPPDVATNRTPFEGRVFVLVIDDLHTRGYRTIRTRSAARQFVERYVGANDIVAVVNTSGYGKGMQDFTSNRQLALRAIDAAMGIKADSSTSAAIADYNINRDLPAGAGSNINASFNELQRFTNARNSLRTLRNIADYMAGMRGRRKAVVYFSEGINYNVINPFANTHATDVQREIRDMVNAATRANVNVYSVDPRGVTSGMEDGIEIGNFPADGSINPSGLIDELRLEHDSLRVVAEETGGFAVLNQNDFRTGFSRILADNSSYYVLGYYPTNDKRDGRFRNVQVKVLKPGLRVRARRGYAAPTAGKKTEPAETPARTSPELRDALDSPVAISGLTISAFAAPFKGAGGNDALALAVEIDGAGIQFSQTPAGTFANDLELTVFAANADGKIKDGARDVINLGLRPQTYETVRQGGFRIVRRLQVPPGKYQVRVGARESGGRVGTVLLDVEAPDFSKAGLSMSGIAIASAFASRMPTANPDPSVNELKDVLPSAPTALREFPRGDQLSIFAEVYDNGAKAPHRVEIKTEVLADDGKVVLTKSDERKSEELQGASGGYGHTTLVPLSAFAPGRYVLRITARSFLANTPAVSREVEFRVR from the coding sequence ATGATCTCCTCGCTCCTTCTGATCGCGGCGGTCGCGCAGGCGCCCGCACCCGCGCAGCCTCCGGCGCAGCCGCCGCGTCCCTCGGCGCAGCCGCCGGTCACCTTCAAGGTCGAAGTCAATTACGTCGAAATCGACGCGAGCGTCACCGATGCGCAGGGCGCATTCGTCCGGACGCTCACGCGCGACGACTTCCAGGTGCTCGAGGACGGGAAGCCGCAGACGCTGACCGCCTTCTCGATGGTCGACATTCCGATCGAGCGGGCCGACCCGCCGCTGTTCGCGAAGACCGCCATCCCGCCCGACGTCGCGACCAACCGGACGCCGTTCGAAGGGCGCGTGTTCGTGCTGGTCATCGACGACCTGCACACCCGCGGCTATCGCACGATCCGCACGCGGAGCGCGGCGCGGCAGTTCGTGGAGCGCTACGTCGGCGCCAACGACATCGTCGCCGTGGTGAACACCTCCGGGTACGGCAAGGGGATGCAGGACTTCACGAGCAACCGGCAACTGGCGCTGCGGGCGATCGACGCGGCGATGGGCATCAAGGCGGACTCGTCGACCTCGGCGGCGATCGCCGACTACAACATCAACCGTGACCTCCCGGCCGGCGCCGGGTCGAACATCAACGCCTCGTTCAACGAGCTGCAGCGCTTCACCAACGCGCGCAATTCGCTGCGCACGCTGCGCAACATCGCCGATTACATGGCGGGGATGCGCGGGCGCCGCAAAGCGGTGGTCTATTTCAGCGAGGGGATCAACTACAACGTGATCAACCCCTTCGCGAACACCCACGCCACCGACGTCCAGCGCGAGATCCGCGACATGGTCAACGCCGCCACGCGCGCCAACGTGAACGTGTACAGCGTCGATCCTCGCGGCGTCACCAGCGGCATGGAGGACGGGATCGAGATCGGCAACTTCCCGGCGGACGGCTCGATCAATCCCTCGGGGTTGATCGACGAACTGCGTCTGGAGCACGACAGCCTGCGGGTCGTCGCGGAAGAGACGGGCGGATTCGCCGTGCTCAACCAGAACGACTTCCGCACCGGCTTCAGCCGCATCCTCGCGGACAACAGCAGCTATTACGTGCTCGGCTACTATCCGACCAACGACAAACGTGACGGGCGGTTCCGGAACGTGCAGGTGAAGGTGCTGAAGCCCGGGCTGCGCGTCCGCGCCCGCCGCGGCTACGCCGCGCCGACCGCGGGCAAGAAGACCGAACCGGCCGAGACGCCGGCGCGCACCTCGCCGGAGCTGCGCGATGCGCTCGACAGTCCGGTCGCGATCAGCGGCCTGACGATCAGCGCGTTCGCGGCGCCGTTCAAAGGGGCGGGCGGCAACGATGCGCTGGCGCTGGCGGTCGAAATCGACGGCGCCGGGATCCAGTTCTCGCAGACGCCGGCGGGCACGTTCGCCAACGATCTCGAGCTCACGGTGTTCGCGGCGAACGCCGACGGCAAGATCAAGGACGGCGCCCGCGACGTCATCAACCTGGGGCTCCGGCCGCAGACGTACGAGACGGTCCGGCAGGGCGGCTTCCGGATCGTCAGGCGGCTTCAGGTCCCGCCGGGCAAGTACCAGGTCCGCGTCGGCGCGCGCGAATCGGGCGGCCGGGTCGGCACGGTGCTCCTCGACGTCGAGGCGCCAGACTTCTCGAAGGCGGGGCTCTCGATGAGCGGCATCGCGATTGCGTCGGCGTTCGCCAGCCGGATGCCGACCGCGAACCCCGACCCGTCCGTGAACGAGTTGAAGGACGTCCTGCCGTCCGCGCCGACCGCGCTGCGCGAGTTCCCGCGCGGCGACCAGCTCTCGATCTTCGCCGAGGTGTACGACAACGGCGCGAAGGCGCCGCACCGGGTCGAGATCAAGACCGAAGTGCTCGCCGACGACGGGAAGGTCGTGCTGACGAAGTCGGACGAGCGGAAGAGCGAGGAGCTGCAAGGCGCGTCGGGCGGCTACGGCCACACGACGCTGGTGCCGCTCAGCGCGTTCGCCCCGGGCCGCTACGTGCTGCGGATCACGGCGAGGTCGTTTCTGGCGAATACGCCGGCAGTGTCGCGCGAAGTGGAGTTCAGGGTGCGCTGA
- a CDS encoding RtcB family protein codes for MKNVERMDPYRVRLPKTGGMRVDGIVYADERMMQDIQKDESLQQVRNVAHLPGIVGASIAMPDIHWGYGFPIGGVAAMDAEAGVVSPGGVGYDINCGVRLLRSTLVRDEIAPHLDAIVTEMYRNVPTGVGAHRQDLRMSRADLRRVLEKGAAWAVSQGLGRTEDLETVEERGCIAGADPDLVSDRAQERGHTQLGTLGSGNHFAELQYVAEVFDERIAAGFGLFKDQVTMMIHSGSRGLGHQVCTDHLRVMGEASRKYGISLPDRQLACAPVTSPEGRSYLAAMAAAANFAFANRQVMAHWIRESLGAALGIAPDRTGVSVVYDVCHNIAKFETFVVDGNPRRVCVHRKGATRAYAPGHPGTPPPYREFGQPVLIPGDMGRYSYVMAGTQTAMDDTFGSACHGAGRLMSRSQAKRSVKGRSLIKEMRDRGVHVMAAGMATVAEEMPEAYKDVADVVNVVHGAGVAVKVAQLRPLGVIKG; via the coding sequence GTGAAGAACGTTGAACGAATGGATCCATATCGCGTCCGGCTGCCGAAGACCGGCGGCATGCGCGTCGACGGCATCGTCTACGCCGACGAACGCATGATGCAGGACATCCAGAAGGACGAGAGCCTGCAGCAGGTGCGCAACGTCGCGCATCTCCCCGGCATCGTCGGCGCCTCGATCGCGATGCCCGACATCCACTGGGGCTACGGCTTCCCGATCGGCGGCGTCGCCGCGATGGATGCCGAGGCCGGCGTCGTGTCGCCCGGGGGGGTGGGCTACGACATCAACTGCGGCGTGCGGCTGCTGCGCTCGACCCTCGTGCGCGACGAGATCGCGCCGCACCTGGACGCCATCGTGACCGAGATGTATCGCAACGTGCCGACCGGCGTCGGCGCGCATCGCCAGGACCTGCGCATGTCGCGCGCCGACCTGCGGCGCGTGCTCGAGAAGGGCGCGGCGTGGGCGGTCTCCCAGGGACTGGGCCGGACCGAGGATCTCGAGACGGTGGAGGAGCGCGGCTGCATCGCCGGGGCCGATCCGGATCTCGTGTCGGACCGCGCGCAGGAGCGGGGCCACACACAGCTCGGGACGCTCGGTTCCGGCAATCACTTCGCCGAGCTCCAGTACGTGGCGGAGGTGTTCGACGAGCGGATCGCCGCCGGGTTCGGGCTGTTCAAGGATCAGGTGACGATGATGATCCACAGCGGATCGCGGGGCCTCGGCCACCAGGTGTGCACCGATCACCTGCGCGTGATGGGGGAGGCCAGCCGCAAGTACGGGATATCGCTGCCGGATCGGCAGCTCGCCTGCGCGCCGGTGACCTCGCCCGAAGGACGCAGCTATCTTGCGGCGATGGCGGCGGCGGCCAACTTCGCGTTCGCGAACCGCCAGGTGATGGCGCACTGGATTCGCGAGAGCCTCGGCGCCGCGCTCGGCATCGCTCCCGATCGGACCGGAGTGTCGGTCGTGTACGACGTCTGCCACAACATCGCCAAGTTCGAGACGTTCGTCGTCGACGGGAACCCGCGGCGCGTCTGTGTGCACCGGAAGGGGGCGACCCGCGCCTACGCGCCCGGCCATCCCGGCACCCCGCCGCCGTACCGCGAGTTCGGGCAGCCGGTGCTGATTCCGGGCGACATGGGGCGCTATTCGTACGTGATGGCGGGAACCCAGACGGCCATGGACGACACCTTCGGCTCCGCCTGCCACGGCGCGGGGCGGCTGATGAGCCGGTCTCAGGCGAAGCGATCGGTCAAGGGGCGCTCCCTGATCAAGGAAATGCGCGACCGCGGCGTCCACGTGATGGCCGCGGGGATGGCGACCGTCGCGGAGGAGATGCCGGAGGCCTACAAGGACGTCGCCGACGTCGTCAACGTCGTCCACGGCGCCGGGGTGGCGGTGAAGGTCGCGCAGCTGCGTCCGCTCGGCGTCATCAAGGGATGA
- a CDS encoding pyridoxal-phosphate dependent enzyme, translating into MRAISIDTIRDAARNIYDVAVRTPLVPLGPIAAGAPDIYLKLETLQPIGSFKIRGAYNAVRRLPPETVARGVWTVSAGNAAQGVALAARKAGVPCSVMVMDTAPDAKLRAIDRLGATIVKASYDECWRTVEAHASDRMTGHFVHPFDDDDFISGNGTAGLEIIEDLPDVDAVIAPVGGGGLLAGIGVALRALRPDARVYAAEPATAAPLRRSFERNAASRFDEWQASFVDGAGGKSVLDSMWPLLHEFVDDSIVVSLDEAARAMRLVAERARVIAEGAAACAVAAAVAPAMAARGHRKVVAVVSGGNVDLSRFAKLVGACE; encoded by the coding sequence TTGCGAGCCATCTCGATCGACACCATCCGCGACGCGGCGCGGAACATCTATGACGTCGCCGTCCGCACCCCGCTCGTTCCCCTGGGGCCGATCGCCGCGGGCGCTCCGGACATCTATCTGAAGCTCGAAACGCTGCAGCCGATCGGCTCGTTCAAGATCCGCGGCGCGTACAACGCCGTCCGGCGGCTGCCGCCGGAAACCGTGGCGCGCGGGGTCTGGACCGTCAGCGCCGGCAACGCCGCGCAAGGCGTCGCGCTGGCGGCCCGCAAGGCCGGCGTGCCCTGCAGCGTGATGGTGATGGACACCGCGCCCGACGCGAAGCTCCGCGCCATCGACCGCCTCGGCGCCACCATCGTGAAGGCCTCCTACGACGAGTGCTGGCGCACGGTCGAGGCGCACGCCTCCGATCGCATGACCGGCCATTTCGTGCATCCCTTCGACGACGACGACTTCATCAGCGGCAACGGCACCGCCGGTCTCGAGATCATCGAGGACCTGCCGGACGTCGACGCGGTGATCGCGCCGGTCGGCGGCGGCGGGCTGCTCGCCGGGATCGGCGTCGCGCTCCGCGCGCTGCGCCCCGACGCCCGCGTCTACGCCGCGGAGCCGGCCACCGCCGCCCCGCTGCGGCGATCGTTCGAGCGCAACGCGGCGAGCCGCTTCGACGAGTGGCAGGCGTCGTTCGTCGACGGCGCCGGCGGCAAGTCCGTGCTCGACTCGATGTGGCCGCTGCTGCACGAGTTCGTCGACGACTCGATCGTCGTCTCGCTCGACGAGGCGGCGCGGGCGATGCGCCTGGTCGCCGAGCGGGCGCGCGTCATCGCCGAAGGGGCGGCGGCCTGCGCCGTCGCCGCCGCCGTCGCGCCCGCCATGGCGGCGCGCGGCCATCGCAAGGTGGTCGCCGTCGTCTCGGGCGGCAACGTCGATCTCTCCCGGTTCGCCAAGCTCGTGGGCGCCTGCGAATAG
- a CDS encoding trypsin-like peptidase domain-containing protein has translation MSTRKSSLFYIILTAVASLAVGMVIASRLDLAPASSAQTVSVPAMNSAPLAGPIDATTFRNIAKLTAPAVVNIQTEVRQRNRDLTEYFGGSDDLLQRFFGGGGGGGAEQAPRNRNRQRQTPIMEGAGTGFIIDPAGFVLTNNHVVDGAETIRISLYGAERLESFQAKIVGHDTLTDTALLQMTEMPRAPLTPIRFGDSEQMQAGDWVMAIGNPFRLGHSVSVGVISALGRPFGGTPGRAQNMLQTDAAINPGNSGGPLLNVRGEVVGMNTAIYTDERSANIGIGFATPINTIRDLLPQLRNGKVIRGVIGVEVSIDHLTTETARAFGLPNTNGALINKVNPNGPADKAGVEPGDVVVEFGGKPVKDSDSLVAMVVSTKPGTSVPIVVYRNNQRRSLNVVVDELDLDAEQSRTARRGGSTPDNPEPTATGLGMTLEQITPEIARRLDLPANAGGAIVSDVDRNSPAANGGVIPGDVILEVNRQRVANVSQITRELQKAQLGQPIFMLVWRNGDNVFVTMTKR, from the coding sequence ATGTCCACCCGCAAGAGTTCGCTCTTTTACATCATCCTCACCGCGGTTGCGTCGCTCGCCGTCGGCATGGTCATCGCCTCGCGGCTCGATCTGGCCCCGGCCTCGTCGGCCCAGACCGTGTCCGTCCCGGCGATGAACAGCGCGCCGCTGGCGGGGCCGATCGACGCCACGACATTCCGGAACATCGCCAAACTCACCGCCCCCGCGGTGGTGAACATCCAGACCGAGGTGCGGCAGCGGAACCGCGACCTCACCGAGTACTTCGGCGGCAGCGACGACCTGCTGCAGCGGTTCTTCGGCGGGGGCGGCGGCGGAGGCGCGGAGCAGGCGCCGCGCAACCGCAACCGCCAGCGCCAGACGCCGATCATGGAAGGGGCCGGCACCGGGTTCATCATCGATCCCGCGGGCTTCGTGCTCACCAACAACCACGTCGTCGACGGGGCGGAGACGATCCGGATCAGCCTCTACGGCGCCGAGCGGCTGGAGTCCTTCCAGGCGAAGATCGTCGGCCATGACACGCTGACCGACACCGCGCTCCTCCAGATGACCGAGATGCCGCGCGCCCCGCTCACCCCGATCCGCTTCGGCGACTCCGAGCAGATGCAGGCGGGCGACTGGGTGATGGCGATCGGCAATCCGTTCCGCCTCGGGCACAGCGTCAGCGTCGGCGTGATCAGCGCGCTCGGCCGCCCGTTCGGCGGCACGCCGGGACGCGCCCAGAACATGCTGCAGACCGATGCGGCGATCAATCCGGGCAACTCCGGCGGACCGCTGCTCAACGTGCGCGGCGAAGTCGTCGGCATGAACACCGCGATCTACACCGACGAGCGGTCGGCGAACATCGGCATCGGCTTCGCCACGCCGATCAACACGATTCGCGATCTGCTGCCGCAGCTGCGCAACGGCAAGGTGATCCGCGGCGTGATCGGCGTGGAGGTCTCGATCGATCACCTCACGACCGAGACGGCCAGGGCCTTCGGCCTGCCCAATACCAACGGCGCGCTGATCAACAAGGTCAACCCGAATGGTCCGGCCGACAAGGCCGGCGTCGAGCCGGGTGACGTGGTCGTCGAGTTCGGCGGCAAGCCGGTGAAGGACAGCGACTCGCTGGTCGCGATGGTCGTGAGCACCAAACCGGGCACCAGCGTGCCGATCGTGGTCTACCGCAACAACCAGCGCCGCTCGCTGAACGTCGTTGTGGATGAGCTGGATCTCGACGCCGAGCAGTCCCGCACCGCCCGGCGCGGCGGCTCCACGCCCGACAATCCCGAGCCCACCGCCACCGGCCTGGGCATGACGCTCGAGCAGATCACCCCCGAAATCGCCCGGCGCCTGGACCTGCCTGCCAACGCCGGCGGGGCCATCGTCAGCGACGTCGATCGGAACAGCCCGGCGGCGAACGGCGGGGTGATCCCCGGGGACGTCATCCTCGAGGTGA
- a CDS encoding archease, whose protein sequence is MGFTFVDHTADVAADLTGRTAGELFASAAQALTDTITELSAVKPAVTQSVTLEAGFLDDLLVDWLNELLYRFEVQNLLVSDATVTLREADGRWHLDASVAGEPFDPARHPSRVLVKSATYHGLHVRHEQGTWRARIVFDI, encoded by the coding sequence ATGGGGTTTACCTTCGTCGATCACACCGCGGACGTGGCGGCGGACCTCACCGGCCGCACCGCCGGCGAGCTGTTTGCGTCCGCCGCGCAGGCGCTGACCGACACGATCACGGAGTTGTCCGCGGTGAAGCCGGCGGTCACACAGTCCGTCACACTCGAGGCCGGCTTCCTGGACGACCTGCTGGTCGACTGGCTCAACGAACTCTTGTACCGCTTCGAGGTCCAGAACCTGCTGGTCTCCGACGCGACGGTGACGCTTCGCGAAGCGGACGGCCGCTGGCATCTGGACGCGAGCGTCGCGGGTGAGCCGTTCGACCCGGCGCGCCATCCGTCGCGAGTGCTGGTGAAGAGCGCCACCTACCACGGCTTGCACGTTAGACACGAGCAGGGAACCTGGAGAGCACGCATCGTTTTCGACATTTGA
- a CDS encoding putative metal-dependent hydrolase translates to MTSPGESDLRFPTGRFTFDPDVTPDTRRAAIAAIRATPAALRGAVRGLTEAQLNTPYRDGGWTVRQVVHHVPESHMNAFVRFKLALTEDNPTIRPYEEDRWARLGDVARAPIEASLSLLDALHERWGILLEVMTDADFRRPLTHPQSGQMPLDRMLQLYAWHGPHHVAHITTLRARQGW, encoded by the coding sequence ATGACTTCACCGGGCGAATCCGATCTCCGCTTCCCCACCGGCCGCTTCACCTTCGATCCCGACGTCACTCCCGACACGCGGCGCGCCGCGATTGCCGCGATCCGCGCCACGCCGGCGGCGCTGCGCGGGGCGGTGCGGGGACTGACGGAGGCGCAGTTGAATACCCCGTACCGCGACGGCGGCTGGACCGTCCGCCAGGTGGTGCATCACGTTCCGGAAAGCCACATGAACGCGTTCGTGCGGTTCAAGCTGGCGCTGACCGAGGACAACCCGACGATCCGCCCGTATGAAGAGGATCGCTGGGCGCGGCTCGGCGACGTGGCGCGGGCGCCGATCGAGGCGTCGCTGTCGCTGCTCGACGCGTTGCACGAGCGCTGGGGCATCCTGCTCGAGGTGATGACCGACGCCGATTTCCGGCGGCCGCTGACGCACCCGCAGTCCGGCCAGATGCCGCTCGATCGCATGCTGCAGCTCTACGCCTGGCACGGGCCGCATCACGTGGCGCACATCACCACGCTGCGCGCCCGGCAGGGCTGGTAG